From Diadema setosum chromosome 5, eeDiaSeto1, whole genome shotgun sequence, the proteins below share one genomic window:
- the LOC140228720 gene encoding AN1-type zinc finger protein 4-like, which translates to MTSNMKEDTMEYLDYPEYADIMELFIETLTGTVFELRVSPFETVISVKAKIQRLEGIPISQQHLIWRSVELEDDYCLQDYGIPPSASLKLVLAMRGGPINTRRIPMEDPAIREMAEYMEANKEEIWEKLPGNRQVTLLVFREGDQLNFFRVVDRGDGTLTPLSESLSGASVYNVCEEEEDDENAPTQDQSQENDVTMGKMKLLRAKMENLSIGKKKTKVPRPPSGRPKSSAQKRMISAKKGSQSLNKSSPLPPVGTTLLTSAGSEEKLLGARTRIEAPAAGLGVRSRTKAEIVPQARAADLSRIGATGSSLAMSADVGSRSRSRSLRISSSQDKRHSPVPPSSQRTLDNLTSTKVHHSFRSRTNAYPHPPATQSSFIQEFRPKTSSKLAEPQIASSADPGRSKERMNLKTADARMVTELVNQANKEGKINNIIRSGPRESSHNAKRSGHSRVTSGGIALSHALNSSSGLSSSINEDRMRTPDARKALISAHSIRGRLSGNKEGRLLSSPAHRLPPVPKPSLSSSKKKTSKRCFLCNKKTGLATSYQCRCGHNFCASHRYAEAHNCGYDYKTEGRKLLEQTNPLVSAPKLPKI; encoded by the exons ATGACAAGCAACATGAAAGAAGACACCATGGAATACCTTGATTATCCAGAATATGCGGATATCATGGAGCTCTTCATCGAAACTCTGACGGGAACAGTGTTTGAGCTGCGAGTGTCGCCGTTCGAAACTGTGATTTCAGTGAAAGCCAAAATACAAAGATTGGAAG gTATACCTATTTCCCAACAACATCTCATATGGCGGTCTGTTGAGCTTGAAGATGATTACTGTCTCCAAGATTATGG AATTCCACCATCAGCATCACTCAAGCTGGTCCTAGCCATGAGGGGAGGCCCAATTAACACACGCAGAA TTCCCATGGAGGACCCAGCCATCCGAGAGATGGCAGAGTACATGGAGGCCAATAAGGAGGAGATTTGGGAAAAGCTGCCTGGCAACCGTCAGGTTACCCTCCTTGTCTTCCGCGAAGGAGATCAACTCAATTTCTTCCGGGTTGTGGACCGAGGGGACGGAACTTTAACCCCATTGTCAGAGTCTTTAAG TGGTGCCTCTGTTTACAATGTCtgtgaggaggaggaagatgatgaGAATGCTCCCACGCAGGACCAGAGCCaggaaaatgatgtcacaatgggCAAGATGAAGCTGCTGAGAGCGAAGATGGAGAACTTGTCTATTGGAAAGAAG AAAACAAAGGTACCAAGACCGCCGAGTGGGAGACCCAAGAGCTCGGCCCAGAAAAGAATGATCTCTGCTAAGAAGGGAAGCCAGTCCCTCAACAAGAGTAGCCCACTACCTCCTGTGGGAACCACGCTTCTGACCAGTGCTGGCTCTGAAGAGAAGCTATTAGGTGCTAGGACTCGTATCGAGGCCCCTGCCGCAGGCCTGGGTGTGAGGTCGAGGACAAAGGCGGAGATTGTCCCCCAGGCGAGGGCAGCAGACTTGTCACGCATTGGTGCTACGGGGAGTTCCCTCGCAATGTCTGCAGACGTTGGAAGCAGAAGCAGGAGCCGCTCCCTGCGGATCAGCAGTAGCCAGGATAAGAGGCACAGCCCAGTGCCTCCCTCATCCCAGCGAACTCTTGACAATTTAACCAGCACCAAGGTGCATCACTCCTTCAGGAGTAGGACTAATGCTTACCCCCACCCTCCCGCCACCCAGAGTTCCTTCATCCAGGAATTCCGGCCAAAGACTTCCTCAAAGCTTGCCGAGCCCCAGATTGCTTCGTCAGCAGACCCCGGCCGCTCGAAAGAGCGCATGAACCTGAAGACGGCCGATGCACGCATGGTGACAGAACTTGTAAATCAGGCCAACAAGGAGGGAAAGATAAACAACATCATCAGGTCGGGGCCACGGGAGTCTTCCCATAATGCCAAGCGAAGTGGACATTCGCGTGTCACGTCAGGTGGCATAGCATTATCTCATGCACTGAACTCAAGCAGTGGACTAAGTAGTTCTATCAATGAGGACCGCATGAGGACTCCTGATGCCAGGAAAGCTCTCATT TCTGCTCACAGTATACGAGGTCGGTTATCTGGTAACAAAGAAGGTCGATTAT TGTCATCCCCAGCCCATCGTTTGCCCCCTGTGCCAAAGCCCTCCCTCAGCTCCAGCAAGAAGAAGACAAGTAAACGCTGCTTTCTGTGTAACAAGAAGACTGGTCTTGCCACCAGCTACCAGTGCAG GTGTGGTCATAACTTCTGCGCCAGCCACCGCTACGCCGAAGCCCACAACTGCGGCTACGACTACAAAACGGAAGGACGCAAGCTTTTGGAGCAGACCAATCCTCTTGTCAGTGCACCCAAACTACCCAAGATTTAA